From the genome of Megalopta genalis isolate 19385.01 chromosome 13, iyMegGena1_principal, whole genome shotgun sequence:
tttttatcatAGCTCCGCCTGTGTTTTTTTCGTCTGTCGACCCATTTGGACTCGTGATATATGTCAAGCTCGTCCAATGAAATGCAGTTCATAGAGCTCATACTTCTTTCCAATCAATTAGAATTCTTGATGCACGTGCTGATGCATTTTGCTGATGCAATTCTTGGTgcatgtctccctaattgacgcttaggacaatttggaaagatgaggtacgattattcgagtcttgcggttcgtttttatagttacgaattgtcaacaactatgaaaatgagCTACCAAGCTTGaataagtatataataaataatatatatatattattacatataccctatattactttattattatatatataataatattaatataataataatattttatatatatataataaggtAATATAgggtataataatgtatatataataagtatataataagtacataataaattatataataatataataaagtataataatatattggtatctcctcttcccaaactatcTATAGTTTATATAGATTAAAGAAAAGCTATCGACCTCTCTATTATCATTTTTAAGAGATTGCTTTTAACACCAGGTTTACTGAACGCGTCATTATAACAGCTTCCAAACATTCTAATTCACGATGACAAATTTTATAAGAACGTTTATTTAATAAACTTGTTCCTCACTGTGtacatatacagtaaattcaccctaatttTCTGTAGATCGTAAATTAGGTTTAGATTGTGCAcgatgaaaattaaaaaattgagtTTTGGCCATATATTACCCCCTGCCAGATCACTGGGGGAGGGGGGTGGGGgagatatttaaaaataaagcaCCTCGAAGACTGTTTCTCACAAAAATTCGATTTTCGCTGAAACCTTGCTGTACAAAAAAATTTGCGACGGGGTGCGATTTCACCCCCTGTGACAGCCCTCGCTTCTAGAGGACGCTATAATTGCAAGAGCCTCGCAGTTCGGTAATCATGTCTGACGAAATCGAATCCGCTCGATTCTCATTCGGGTCGCGAATCGGTCCTGGGGGCGGGGCGAGACGATTCAATTTAAATTCATTGAAAAATGTAACGCGCCAGAAAAATGGCGACCTCGGCGCTCGATTTCTTTCCTCTGCGGAATGCTTGGTGGTTTATGCGGGTTGCACGAGAATCGtacgagtctctctctctctctttctctctctctttctttctctctttctttctctctttcttctctctctctctctctctcttcgtcggATTCCACACTTTTTTACGATTTCAAAAATTCCAAAGATACGTTTATGgggaatttatttaataaaactgTTACTTGGAGTAGCAAAGAAAAGGAACAAATATgttatttattacttatatagTTATCTAGTGTTTGGACATCAGATTGTCAGCTATTTCAAGTTGACGTGAGCAGGAAGAATGCTGAAAGATGCCATCTACAGTGCCGtggataattataaactcaaaatAATGCTTACAGTTTTGTCGATGTTTAAAcgaatattaaaaagaaaattatatttgtatagttctattttttattgtttCTAATGTGGAAAAAATACTAAGAAAGCTTTCGTTTAAATGTATcgctaaaaatataaaagtgtTATCGTGAGCCTATAATTATTCGCACCATTGTGAATGTGCCCTTGAAAAAACGCAACTGTGTTcttttttatgcaatatttccTTTTTAACTTTTCTTTGCTTATTATTTGTTCGTATAAATGTCTGACTTAACATTACatcaattatttaatttcatagCAGTTCCACAGAGGTGGACGCTACTTCGGATAAATAAATTGACAAGTAAAAAATATTGTGATTTAGCAAACAAAATAAACAATTACCGCGGAGTTAGCAGAGTTTACTATGCGAAGAGAGGGAAGAAGTGGGGTAGGATGTAACATCttcattctttctctctctctctctctctctctctctctctcggtccctCCCACAGTTTCGTTCTCTCCAAACGCAAACCGCTAAATACGCGCGTGCTCGTTAAAGGAAAAATGTCGCACGCGAGCTAAATTTTCATTAAGATCGTATCCTCGCGTATTTTCCGAGGATATTGGAGCGGAGTCGGCGCACCTGGTGcagcaattaaaaaaaaatcgtgtCGCCCTGCGGGAGCCGCGCGGCTTTCTACAGCGGGATCCGGCGTTGTTTCGCGTATTTCGTGCATTCCGCAGAGCTGCAAGATAACGACGACGGGATGCGGATTTATTTTGAACACAGGCGAACAAGTTGTACGGCCTGGAAAACGTCAATAGGAACGTCTGCATACTGACAATGCTGACAAGACTATCTCCAGAATCATCTAATCTGGACACCCGATCAATTTTAACGGGCAGCACACGTTTTTAATAAACCTAAATGACTTTTATCTTGTCCCTGCTTCGACGCCAATTGTCGATAAACGTATTTTATCGTATTCGCATCCTCTTCGAGCCTTTTGAACATTgtcatttttttaattaaagatCTTACAGATCGAGTTGTGTGGTGCAAGAACAACGATCGAATTCTGTCGCTTCATGTTTCgcaaataatatttctaatcaattttatcgtttatattgtttcgaatgaagtGCCAACATTTCTGTCAATTTCACATtcgaacattttttatttcgagTTGACAGTTCGTGTCAATTTTCCATCTCTTCGTTTGCATTCTTTCTACACAAAATCGTGCATTCTTTTCTACCAACAAAGATTAAAAAAACATGTAACAAGATGCATATTTTTggaatagaataaaaatttgtatcgCGTCGATGAAAATAACGATTCTATtacttttgaatttttattttatttctgtatttctttttctttttatttattttttactttcctcgatttcgtttatttttattgctttctttttatttctcgtATGCACTAAATGAAACAATATTGCAACATAAACAACGTGTTATGTGCTTTACTGTGATATACACTTTTAATTTGACAAGACGAATGTTTATTCATTAGAATAGCAATTTTACGCAAATGTTAACACGATATGTAaagtttttaaaattttgtcgATAAGTGTGTATTCACGGATGAGAAAACAatgtagaaaataataaattgacGGACCTGTGAATTCAATTTCACCTGTCctgttttcgttttttttttggtaACTGCAATGCCCACGAAACAAACATTTCGGAAATAAACCGTGTGGATTGTGGTAAAACATCCGATAATTTCGATAAATGGACGCGATGATCCGTAGATAAATAAAGCACGCCCAAAGCTAAAGCAGTGGCCAGATATTCCCGGAAATGAGCGACGTTTGACGGTAAACGTTTTCATAAACGACACGTAGCGCGGTCGCTTAAACGAGGCGATGTTACCATTTCGTATTGTTTGTCCTCAGCAAAAGTAAAAGccgcatattattatatatatcaaacGCGTAGATGGAGAAACAGAAATTATCCTGGACACAACCGCGACAATTTAATTTTCCACGGTGACCTGAATATATAAAaagttctatatatatatttttcttttcttaaaataattaatatacttTGACACAAGCTAGTATTTGACATAATCAACAATATCTccaattttatcattttatttttatctgAATACATTGTCTGCATTTTGCTTGGACAGTATATAGCAATTGCATACAAAATTGTCTCTCCTCATTAATCATTTCAAGGGGTTGAAgataatgcaacagtatttttaagCTTCATACGTCGTCAAagaattaattgtttaatttttatagtattatatatattttattattatatatatgtattatattatattatattatattatattatattatattatattatattatattatattatattatattatattatattatattatattatattatattatattatattatattatattatattatattatattatattatattatattatattatattatattatattatattatattatattgtattatattatattatatatattatattatattatattttatatatataataaatatattttaatataatattatttaatttttaataatttaatttaatgcatttaattttatttaaatttagttcaatttaattAGTTGTTATATCAAAAAGTCTATTGAGTTGATGCATAGAAAGGTTTTTATCCTAAACATATAATAAATTGTCCAAGAAGCGAAACAATTTTTTCGCTCGCTGAtgttataatttattgtaaataatagcCCGCGGAATTCTTGAAATTCCGCGATGTTTCTGCTGATTCGTGTCCCACGAAGTAATTCACGGAGGTGAAATAAATTGCCATATACACTAAACACAGGGAAGCTAGAAATCATAGCGGACAGAGCACGACGGATATTCCTGCCCTCCGTTCATCGTCGATTAGCAGCGATGATTTAATTTTCCATTGTAATTGGGTTCGTTAATGAGATTCAAGACCGAAATGGAATTTATGAATAAATTTTCAACGTTGAATATCTAGCCGGATCAGCATAATAGGTGTCATGAATGGCTGACAGAGGCGATTTTCGAAGCTTTCATTTCGGAAGCCGAGCCCGCGAGGGAAATCATGATTAAAAATACAGTGTGACAGTCGTCGCTCGGACAGCGACGATCAAGGCGTCAGCCTTTTAATTTTGAATAATACGCGTGGCGTTATTTAATTTCGCTCGAATCGAATACGCCGAGAATCGAATTATGACTCCCGGTGTGTGTCGGATAAACGGGGCGGAAAAATATGTGAAAAATCGTTTCGCGCGTTTACGGACAGTCTTGTTAATTATCCGTGAAATAGAAAATGGAATAAGACGTTACAAGGTAATTAAAATGGCTTGTTAAACGCGGGGTTGTAATTATGTCCGAGCTAACAGTTTAATCATCTTGAATTTGCAGTAGCAATTATGTTATGTTCGACGATGACAacaattttttttctctctctctctctctctctctctctctaagaTCTCTAcgattttattgtattaattacGAGTTTATTATAtacgaattttttaaattgtgtatTTATTGTGTGTATTATTAATCATCTTGAATTTGCAGTGGCAATTATATTATGTTCGACGATGAGAAcaattttttctctctctctctctaagaTCTCTAcgattttattgtattaattacGAGTTTATTATATTCGAATTTTTTTAATTGTGTATTTATTGTGTGTATTATTAATCATCTTGAATTTGCAGTAGCAATTATATTATGTTCGACGATGAGACcaattttctctttctctctctaagATCTCTAcgattttattgtattaattacGAGTTTATTATAtacgaattttttaaattgtgtatTTATTGTGTGTATTATTAATCATTTTGAATTTGCAGTAGCAATTATGTTATGTTCGACGATGAGACcaattttttctctctcttctctaaGATCTCTAcgattttattgtattaattacGACTTTATTCTATTCGAATTTTTTTAATTGTGTATTTATTGTGTGCATTAATTGCGTGTTTATTGTTTTATACTACATCGTTCAATGGATTTAAACCTTCGATGCTGAATGCGCAGATGTTCCTACAAATCTCTTGGCATCGATGATCGTTCGATGAACAAAGCTCATTTATAAATCGTCAAAATATTATTCTCGGTAATCAGTTCGCGATTCCATTTCGCCGTAATTTTCATTTCTCTCGCGAGCCGTGCGCAGCGTTGAAATCTTTCGCCACGGTATCATTTCGATGCATTtgcaattaaaaattaattcgtaAAAAGGGTTTATTTTATATGTACTATTTAATCGTGCTAATTAGAATGATTAATTTCACTGACAGGTGTATTATTCGGTTCTGTCACTGCGAAGTAAAGGTTATAATACAGGTTTCTCTTGGACGTTAAATCAACACATGTAGAACACCTATCTTCAAAGTCTCGTTAACTATCACGGTTCATGAATTCTCAACTAATTCCCTAATTAAGAACCACTTAACGCGGAGCTATCACAATTATGAGGGCTGATTAATCTTAAATTCCAGcgaattacattacattttcttACTATGATTAATTTTAACATTGTTATATAAGGGAGAACGGGGCTGGAAGTTCAGATTTTGAGATGCAATCGAATTGTTTTGCTTTGCGTTTTTTTACGAATAATACTTCCGACATAGTTTATTCtcttaaattgttcattatttcttgtataattttcttataattaatctgatatattttctataattttatatgattttcttctaattagttctattaaaatttattttcctaagaaatttcttaaaattcaCATTCTGTTGATTTTCTTTAAAATTTATTCTTTCGATAAAtttctttaatatttattttcgtaagaaatttttattcaatttgttctttcaattttctctttctctctgtaatTTAGTCTTCTAATAAATTGTTCCAAAATTTTATTACACCTTGGTCACCATGATTCCGACTGTTCCGTTTGCCTGaaacaaaaaacaaataaataaaatttattaataaatttaacaaaataaataaaatagaaattattaattaatatcaaCCACGAGGGAAGGACAAAATTGATAATTGAAAAGATGGCAGCACTTTGACACATCGATTTTTGTTGGTCTCTTTTAACTTTAGCACGCTAAAAAGGGTAGAAAAAAAATACTGATTTTGACCTCATTGTGGTTCGAACTATAGCGGCACGTGTGCTGAAGGTACGCGAATAAAGTCAGTCAAGTAGATCTTGAGATATCGTGGCAATTAATTTAAAGAACATAGTTTGAAGAGAAACGCGTCCAAAACTTTTTGCATCATTTAGTTAAAGAAATCATATTTACAGCTAATCTGCCAGCCTTCTTTTGCCGACCTCCATGGATCAGGCTATGTTTAGATCCTTTTTATCCCATCATCCCTTTTACTTCATTAATTTCTCGAATTCGACAATATCCTTCGGTCGACATATCCGCAAAAAAATATTACAGAAAACGAAACGAGAAGAAAATCGATTTCTCGAAGGTCCCGGATTAGAGCGCCCCCTGGTCGATGTGGTCGATTAATCCGAACCCGACATCTGGCCTAAAAAAAATCTAGAGTTTCAACGACCGCAATCGTTGGAGCCACGAATTAATCAATACCGGACCTATAACAATCGAACGCTCTCCAAAGTCCTTCACAAGAAAAGCCGTCGAAGCTCTCGAACGAGGCCTCGAAAGGGGATCACGCGACTATAATCAAACAACCCATTATCGACTTTGACCAATCCAATGCCGTTTGAAAGTCCCCGTTCGGGTAACCACGATAGGGCCCCTAGTTCCCGCGGACTATAACCAGCGTGGCCATTCGCGCGGCTATACTTTGATCAATCCGATCCTCTTACGTTCTCGACGACCGTGCGCCGGGATTAAAGCGTCACTGACGAGAATCTGAAACCCTTTTATTTTTCCAATTGCAGGCGGGCACGATGTACAAAAAGTGCTGTGGAACGCAGAGCCGGTGGTCCCGGCGTCGCGCACAGATGAAAATCGAACTGGCGAGAGCACCACCTGGAATCCAGCCAAAGGGAGCTTCGCGGGGCGGCCATCTTGCTGTGGACCGGTATAGATCAACGTCGGCCACCGTGCGCTAGGCTCCTTCGATAAACACTGCATCCGATTGTGCCCGGTGCACGTGTCCGGGTCCCTGAAAATGTCCACGCGACTCGATCGAGCGGTGAAGCTTTCGCCGGGATCCGGGTCGCTTCTATCCATCCACCGTGGCCAGAGGTCGGCTATCGTCGGGCGAACGCATTGAATCTCGATCCTGAGTCCTCGATGGGCTGGCAGGACAGCTTGAATCGCGTCGGGGACGTATCCGGCGTGGCACAGGGCGAGGAAGAGTCCCGACGATCGCGGTAACGGGATCAAGCGCGAGCCAAAGAGGGACTTGCGGTCCAGCCAAGATGGAGGTGAACGGAACAATGGACGAGGAGACCGGGAACGCGACCGAGTTCTCGAACATATCGACCGTTCTGATCGACACCGGCCAGGAGAACCGGACCAGCAGCTACGACCAGGGTCACGAGTTCGAGCAGGTCCTGCTGCTGATACTCAAAGCCACCGTGATGGGCTTCATCATCCTCAGCGCCCTGTTCGGCAACCTGCTGGTGATCGTGTCCGTGATGAGGCACCGGAAGCTCCGCGTGATCACCAACTACTTCGTGGTCTCGCTGGCCCTCGCCGACATGCTGGTCGCGATCTTCGCGATGACCTTCAACGCCTCGGTCGAGCTGTCCGGCCGATGGCTCTTCGGCTACTTCATGTGCGACGTCTGGAACTCGTTGGACGTGTTCTTCAGCACGGTCTCCATCCTGCATCTGTGTTGCATCAGCGTCGACCGTTATTACGCGATCGTACAGCCGCTGGACTATCCGCTGATCATGACTAACATTCGGCTGAGCACGATGCTCAGCGTGGTGTGGTGCTCGCCGACCGTGATGAGCTTCCTGCCGATCTTCGTCGGATGGTACACCACCGAGGAGCACCTAGAGTTCCGCAGGAACTACCCGGACGTGTGTGTGTTCCAAGTGAACAAACCGTACGCCGTGATCAGCTCCAGTGTCAGTTTCTGGGTGCCCGGCATCATCATGATCGCCATGTACTACAAGATCTACCGCGAGGCGGACCGACAGGAGCGCATGCTTTACCGGTGAGTGGATCCAACAGCTTCCGACTATATAGGCTGtgccaaaattatggtacttcctggAGATTCGCTTTTTGAATGATCGGAAATacttcctgagatcatttgaagcaactttttccttagcgaaaatgcgatccgcggcttcgtttacgagttatcgacgaaaaacgcttGACCAGTGAGAGaccgcgtacggctgacgccccgccctcgcgaccactgacgttgcgtcagacggccagcgcgacgcggcgttggccgcgagggcggagcgccgaccgggctcgcctctcattggtcaccgtttttcgttaataactcgtaaacgaagcggcggattgcattttcgctgaggagaaagttacttgaaatgatctcaggaatctcttATTTCACGCTTGCGTAATAATTTTGGAACGCTCTGTGCAGCAGCATGATTCGGCTCTAATTGAAACGAAAATTATTACACGGCAGAAAAATTGCTAATCCCGTCGCGAATCCGAGTTAGCAGCGAACGCTGCAACGCCGATGCAATTAACTTTAATCCCAAAGCTCTCGATTGCTTCCCATTCGGCATAAATAGGCGGCGGCGCTGACCGTTGTCTATCCACAGGAGAATTTTGTTCGTAAGCAAAGCGTCCAGGCGTGCCCTGGAATCGGCGCTATTACATTTCATGAATAACCCACTAATTACTGTGTTCCGGGTTCGCCGTCCCATCAATTATTTAGCCGCGCAATTATGTGGGTGGCTCGGAGCTATATCGAGATTTCAAGTGCGTGTTCGGACGTCTCTCGTCGAATCGTTTCGCGTTCCCGATCGGAATCGAATACGGCGATGCGATGTACGAGAACATTGCATCGGCTGGGAAGTTCTGCATTAGGTCCCCACCATTGTGGACAGGTAATTCGAATGGACATGAATATAATCAATTCCTGTGGCGTGCGTTAACCGGGTTAGAGGCGCGACGTCGGCCATTTTGATTACTTCAGGAACGAACCGCGCGTTCTTCGTTGTCTAGAAATTGTTTAGAATAAAATTGTCTGCGTTAGGAATATTCAAAATTATGCTATACTTTGGTTCATACAATGGCCCACAAATGCGTTCgtacattttctaaattttctttataggctcagataaaaaagttaaaacgcgtaagtttttttaatttatcttttgtcattccaagtaatagcgagATTAAAAAGAAAGCATTTTCGTCACTGTTTAgtagactagttcctctatcattgaaaaaaaagaacgttcaagtcgtttagtccagttttaaaaaagttggcGCGTTTTAAATGGTGCTTGAACACTATTTTGGGACACTGTATGTACTCAGAGAAATCATCAAGCTTTTTGAGTATTACTgtgttaattatttttaaaatggTCGAAGCTGTTCGATTTACCCAGCCATTTTATTTTGCCAGAAACAACACGAATTTACACAGATGAACAATCTTTGTACAATCTTTTCTAGGCAAATAACAGAAAAAAGAATAATTGCAATAGATTCCCCTCAAAATAAACAAGAAAGTGTACAATTACTATAACAGAGATAACAAATAACAGAAAGTGGGACGATTAAAGCTGATTTCCCTCTAAACAAAGAACAAAAAGTGCAATAAAATAATTCAAACAGATTCCATTCTAATCGAA
Proteins encoded in this window:
- the LOC117224241 gene encoding octopamine receptor beta-1R, with product MEVNGTMDEETGNATEFSNISTVLIDTGQENRTSSYDQGHEFEQVLLLILKATVMGFIILSALFGNLLVIVSVMRHRKLRVITNYFVVSLALADMLVAIFAMTFNASVELSGRWLFGYFMCDVWNSLDVFFSTVSILHLCCISVDRYYAIVQPLDYPLIMTNIRLSTMLSVVWCSPTVMSFLPIFVGWYTTEEHLEFRRNYPDVCVFQVNKPYAVISSSVSFWVPGIIMIAMYYKIYREADRQERMLYRSKVAAALLNKHLQINGISAGLTSLPTVDQSSPDPQPEDPPIASSSKMRRERKAARTLGIIMSAFLACWLPFFLWYIITSLCDTCESSDAVVAVVFWVGYFNSALNPLIYAYFNRDFRAAFKKTLESCCVAIGPVRDLHQVHRKQDLVHSNASSELHVNNQLRASEMTNVHIEACI